Proteins encoded together in one Corallococcus soli window:
- a CDS encoding response regulator gives MAPATETVLVVDDEQGILEALADLLREEGYRVLTASHGREALERMAEVKPDLVLTDWMMPVLDGPALIERIRQDPALRHVAVLGMSAVDTNGLRRQHPGMDFLQKPFDIRALMKQVRKSLDAPRVQEG, from the coding sequence GTGGCTCCCGCGACCGAGACCGTGCTGGTGGTGGATGACGAACAGGGCATCCTGGAGGCGCTCGCCGACCTCTTGAGGGAAGAGGGCTACCGCGTGCTGACGGCGTCCCATGGCCGCGAGGCCCTGGAGCGCATGGCGGAGGTGAAGCCGGACCTGGTGCTCACCGACTGGATGATGCCCGTGCTGGACGGGCCCGCGCTCATCGAGCGCATCCGGCAGGACCCGGCGCTGCGCCACGTCGCGGTGCTGGGCATGAGCGCCGTGGACACCAATGGCCTGAGGCGCCAGCACCCCGGCATGGATTTCCTCCAGAAGCCCTTCGACATCCGCGCCCTGATGAAGCAGGTGCGCAAGTCCCTGGACGCCCCCCGCGTCCAGGAAGGCTGA